AAAAGTGCTATAGAAAGAACAGATGAGCTATCTAAAAGGGAAGGAGTAAGTTTAGAAGGTATAAAAGAGGCTAAAGCTAAGGTAACAACTGCATCTGTGGCAGCAAAAGAAGCAGTTGATCTTTTTAAAAAAGAGGAACGGAATATACAGATAATGTATAAGGCCCAAATGGAAAAAACAAAGCCTACATCAAAGACCGAAGAAGTAAAAAATGCTGAAGCAGCCGTAGCAGAAGTTTCGAAAGCTATGCAAAAATCTGGGAAAGGAGCAGCAGAGGCAGTAGAGGCTATAAAAAATGCTTTAGATGAAAGTAAGATAGAATCTATAACCAATACAGCATCAAAGATAAGAGAAGCAGCAGGATTAGTAATAAAAATAGCTGAGAAAACAGGAAAAATAGTCAAAGAAGTTTTAAATCCATTAAACGCAACTTAAACAATTAAAATAAAAAAAAGAAAGGAATAAGTAGTTTTATTATTTTTCCTTTCTTTTCTATCATTTCTGACCCGAAAGCAGGGCTAAAAGTTAAGTAAGGTGTTAATCGCTTGCTTACTATTTTATTCCTCTGGGTGGTAAGTTCTACTAAGGTGAGATAAAAGCAAAGTCAAGGTCTAGGCCCCTGACTTTTTACTTTAGGATAATATTTATTTAAAGTAGTTATAAAGAAATAATAGATCTAAATAGCGGAAAAACAATAGGTATTAGGAAAAAATAAAAGCGGATCGACACTGAGCGCTCCTAAATACATATTGATCAGTGTTATTGTTATTCTCTTGTATTGTAATGCGCTTCATGTGAGTCAGTTTACGAATTATTTCTATTTGTTACCAAACTTCAAAATCGTCTGCATCTTATGTTGAATGGTATTAGGAAATTTGACAAAAAAAATATTTTCAATAACAATAATTTTTTGCGAAGGTCCTAGGTAGAAAAATATAGAAGGGAACGAAAAGCTCCCTTCTGTATTTGAGTCAATCTTTCCATAATTCCCATAAGGGTAGATCATGTAGGAAATCGTCATAAATTCTACTACGTGCTTTTAACATAGCAGCCCTCTCATCGGGGAGAAAAGTACTGTGTTTGAAATATTTAGTTTGTAAATGGTCGATTAATTTTTTAACATTAGAGTTGATGCCATCTTCATTTTTTTCATAAGATAAGATAATAGCATCTATCGTTTCTAGCCATTTTGATTTTATTTTATGCATTTTCTCGAGTTCTGATTCGATTGTACGAATGTCTTCTTCTTTTAATTGCGCTAATCTATGTTCTCTTTCATTTATATTCTCATATGTAGCTTCAAATAAACGTTGAATAGTCCAATATCCCATGGATACAATACTTCCAACGAGAAGATCATATTCTCTTGCTCCGTAGTCTGATATTTTGTTAAGAATTTTTGCAAAATCTCTAATTCTCTTTTCATCATACTCTAGGGATGAATAGAATTTTCTTCTGTCTTCGTCAGTATAACGACTATTGCTGCTGAAAACTTTGTACTTTATTCCAGATTGAGTTGGGCTTTCGATGTTATTAAGGTTTGATCTCTCTTTTCCTACTTGATCTACAATTTTTTTAGCAGTCTCTTTCAGTTTTTTTATCAATTCTTCTTTAGTTTGAATCAAACCAGTAGTACTTGTTTGGTCACCAGTAGTACTTGTTTGGTCACCAGTAGTACTTGTTTGGTCACCAGTAGTACTTGTTTGGTCACCAGTAGTACTTGTTTGGTCACCAGTAGTACTTGTTTGGTCACCAGTAGTACTTGTTTGGTCACCAGTAGTACCAGTTTGGTCGCCAGTAGTACCAGTTTGGCCACCAGTAGTACCAGTTTGGACGCCAGTAGTACTTGTTTGGTCACCAGTAGTACCAGTTTGGTCACCAGTAGTACCAGTTTGGTCACCAGTAGTACCAGTTTGGACGCCAGTAGTACCAGTTTGGCCACCAGTAGTACCAGTTTGGACGCCAGTAGTACCAGTTTGGTCACCAGTAGTACCAGTTTGGCCACCAGTAGTACCAGTTTGGACGCCAGTAGTACCAGTTTGGTCACCAGTAGTACCAGTTTGGCCACCAGTAGTACTTGTTTGGTCGCCAGTAGTACCAGTTTGGTCACCAGTAGTACCAGTTTGGCCACCAGTAGTACCAGTTTGGCCACCAGTAGTACTTGTTTTTGCAACACCTTTAGGGAGAAGAATATTACCAGGATTGCAAGCTAGAAAGGCCAGGACAGTGATTAAAGCTAACAATTTATTTTTCATTAAAAATCTCCTTTAATTTATGAGACAGCAAGAATTAATTTATACTCATAATCATTTGATATTATACATTAATTGATTATGAGTATAAATTATATTAGTATATTTTATGGGTTTTAATTATTAACATTAACAGAGAGAAGTTTGGCTTTAAATATATGATATGAGATATTGTATCTCATACTTTAAGTAAGTATTTCCACATATCTTCCCTAGTATGTTTTGGAAAGGGACTGTTTAAGCATGCTGGCTGCTATTCATAATCTTTGTGGTTTTGATACAATGTCCGTAACCCTGTAAGTTGTATAAATGTCTTTATGAGTTTCATCTTATTTGCACCATTGCGATCATTAGCACTCTTGAAAGTTGCCTCAGCGCTACTCTTAGCCTCCGATGCAATCTTATCAATATATCCTCTTTACTCAAAGAATTAACCTCATCCATTTCCACTTCTAAGGGTATTTAATAGCAGAAAATAAAATTAGTTTTAAAAACTCAGTTTTACTTAATAAAGACATCCTATCCAAGCTAGGGGAAATATCTCAGTTTGCTCCTCTTCACAATCCAGCCGCAATTTTAGTCATGGAAGCAACACTTAAAATATTTCCAAATATAAGACAGGTTCTATGCTTTAATACATCATGGCGCTAAAGCATAACTCCTTTTTTGTAAAGAATTACTCAATTTGACGGGAGAAACCTTAAGGTATTCACCACCAAGTTTGATGCTTTTGGGGTGCCTAGAAGATAAATTTAATAATTTTAAGTTCCTAAAGGGCAAACTAAGTTGTATACTTAGGACA
The sequence above is drawn from the Borrelia sp. RT5S genome and encodes:
- a CDS encoding OspD family protein, with the protein product MERLMKILILSLLSLIVISCTHEEQVAPEDGEKEERVIIEPVLTEKEILDNLNQSLHETETLLGTAKLTQANLNASNEHTVGASMASAMNLISSAADQLKSAIERTDELSKREGVSLEGIKEAKAKVTTASVAAKEAVDLFKKEERNIQIMYKAQMEKTKPTSKTEEVKNAEAAVAEVSKAMQKSGKGAAEAVEAIKNALDESKIESITNTASKIREAAGLVIKIAEKTGKIVKEVLNPLNAT
- a CDS encoding complement regulator-acquiring protein yields the protein MKNKLLALITVLAFLACNPGNILLPKGVAKTSTTGGQTGTTGGQTGTTGDQTGTTGDQTSTTGGQTGTTGDQTGTTGVQTGTTGGQTGTTGDQTGTTGVQTGTTGGQTGTTGVQTGTTGDQTGTTGDQTGTTGDQTSTTGVQTGTTGGQTGTTGDQTGTTGDQTSTTGDQTSTTGDQTSTTGDQTSTTGDQTSTTGDQTSTTGDQTSTTGLIQTKEELIKKLKETAKKIVDQVGKERSNLNNIESPTQSGIKYKVFSSNSRYTDEDRRKFYSSLEYDEKRIRDFAKILNKISDYGAREYDLLVGSIVSMGYWTIQRLFEATYENINEREHRLAQLKEEDIRTIESELEKMHKIKSKWLETIDAIILSYEKNEDGINSNVKKLIDHLQTKYFKHSTFLPDERAAMLKARSRIYDDFLHDLPLWELWKD